A genomic segment from Klebsiella africana encodes:
- a CDS encoding mannose/fructose/sorbose PTS transporter subunit IIB → MHITLARIDDRLIHGQVTTVWSKVANAQRIIICNDEVFNDEVRRTLLRQAAPPGMKVNVVSLEKAVAVYHNPQYQDETVFYLFTNPHDVLTMVRQGVQIATLNIGGMAWRPGKKQLTKAVSLDPQDIQAFRELDKLGVKLDLRVVASDPSVNILDKINETTFCE, encoded by the coding sequence ATGCATATTACGCTCGCCCGTATTGATGACCGACTCATTCATGGCCAGGTCACCACCGTCTGGTCAAAAGTCGCTAACGCCCAGCGGATAATTATCTGCAATGATGAGGTATTTAACGATGAGGTTCGCCGGACCTTGTTGCGCCAGGCGGCCCCGCCAGGCATGAAGGTAAATGTTGTCAGTTTGGAAAAAGCGGTAGCGGTCTATCATAACCCGCAATATCAGGATGAGACCGTCTTTTATTTATTTACCAATCCACACGATGTTTTAACGATGGTGCGCCAGGGCGTGCAGATCGCCACGTTAAATATTGGTGGCATGGCCTGGCGACCCGGAAAAAAACAGCTAACCAAAGCCGTTTCTTTGGATCCGCAGGATATTCAGGCATTCCGTGAACTCGATAAACTGGGCGTAAAACTTGATTTACGCGTGGTCGCATCAGACCCGTCAGTCAATATTCTCGACAAAATTAACGAAACGACTTTCTGCGAATAA
- a CDS encoding helix-turn-helix domain-containing protein, with the protein MNRKSVDGIRHVTSEESNIFSELGFDDADAEQLRGQAEKEVEQLIALKRQLMQEIAEWIDEHQLKQADAAAKLSISRPRISDVVNQKTSKFTLDALVMMLMKLGKPVRLQIG; encoded by the coding sequence ATGAATCGTAAGAGTGTGGATGGTATCCGTCATGTGACCTCTGAAGAGAGCAATATATTCAGTGAACTGGGCTTTGATGATGCTGACGCAGAGCAGCTTCGGGGACAAGCGGAAAAAGAAGTTGAGCAGTTGATAGCGCTTAAACGACAGTTAATGCAGGAAATCGCTGAGTGGATAGATGAACATCAATTGAAGCAGGCCGATGCTGCCGCGAAGTTGAGCATTTCGCGCCCGCGTATTTCAGATGTGGTCAACCAGAAAACCAGTAAGTTTACCCTGGATGCGTTAGTCATGATGTTAATGAAGTTAGGTAAACCAGTACGTTTGCAGATTGGATAA
- the lysC gene encoding lysine-sensitive aspartokinase 3, giving the protein MTDLVVAKFGGTSVADFDAMNRSIDVALLDANTRIVVLSASAGVTNILVALAGGLEPTERFSQLDALRQIQFNILERLRYPNVIREEIERLLENITTLAEAAALASSTALTDELVSHGELMSTLLFVEILRERGIQAQWFDARKVLRTNDRFGRAEPDIAAVAELTQLQLAPRLAEGLVVTQGFIGSEAKGRTTTLGRGGSDYTAALLGEALNATRVDIWTDVPGIYTTDPRVAPAAKRIDVIAFEEAAEMATFGAKVLHPATLLPAVRSDIPVFVGSSKEPKAGGTLVCKTTENPPLFRALALRRRQTLLTLHSLNMLHSRGFLAEVFGILARHNISVDLITTSEVSVALTMDTTGSTSAGDTLLTQALLTELSSLCRVEVEEDLALVALIGNALSKACGVGKEVFGVLEPFNIRMICYGASSHNLCFLVPGADAEKVVQKLHHNLFE; this is encoded by the coding sequence ATGACAGATCTAGTCGTCGCCAAATTCGGCGGCACCAGCGTTGCTGATTTTGACGCTATGAACCGCAGCATCGATGTAGCGCTGCTCGATGCCAATACCCGTATTGTTGTGCTCTCCGCCTCTGCCGGCGTGACCAACATTCTGGTGGCCTTAGCGGGAGGGCTGGAACCTACCGAACGTTTTTCCCAGCTGGATGCCCTGCGCCAGATCCAGTTCAATATTCTGGAGCGTTTGCGCTATCCCAACGTGATCCGCGAAGAGATTGAGCGCCTGCTGGAAAATATCACCACGCTGGCGGAAGCCGCCGCGCTCGCCTCCTCCACCGCCCTGACCGACGAACTGGTCAGCCATGGCGAACTGATGTCTACCCTGCTGTTTGTGGAAATTCTGCGTGAGCGTGGGATTCAGGCGCAGTGGTTTGACGCCCGTAAGGTGCTGCGTACCAACGATCGTTTTGGCCGCGCCGAACCGGATATCGCCGCCGTCGCCGAACTGACTCAGCTGCAGCTGGCGCCGCGCCTGGCGGAAGGCCTGGTGGTGACCCAGGGCTTTATCGGCAGCGAAGCAAAAGGCCGCACCACCACCCTCGGCCGCGGCGGCAGTGATTATACCGCCGCACTGCTCGGCGAAGCGCTGAATGCCACCCGCGTCGATATCTGGACCGATGTCCCGGGGATCTATACCACCGATCCTCGCGTGGCGCCGGCGGCGAAACGCATCGACGTCATCGCCTTTGAAGAGGCGGCGGAAATGGCCACCTTTGGTGCCAAGGTACTGCATCCGGCGACCCTGCTGCCTGCCGTGCGCAGCGATATCCCGGTGTTTGTCGGCTCCAGTAAAGAGCCGAAAGCGGGCGGTACCCTGGTGTGTAAAACCACTGAGAACCCGCCGCTGTTCCGCGCGCTGGCGCTGCGTCGTCGTCAGACGCTGCTGACGCTGCACAGCCTGAATATGCTGCACTCCCGCGGCTTCCTCGCCGAAGTGTTCGGTATTCTGGCGCGCCATAATATCTCCGTCGATTTGATCACCACCTCCGAAGTGAGCGTGGCCCTGACGATGGACACCACCGGCTCGACCTCTGCAGGGGACACCCTGCTGACTCAGGCGCTGCTGACCGAGCTCTCTTCGCTGTGTCGCGTGGAAGTGGAGGAAGACCTGGCGTTGGTGGCCCTGATTGGCAATGCGCTGTCGAAAGCCTGCGGCGTCGGCAAAGAGGTCTTTGGCGTCCTCGAGCCGTTTAACATTCGCATGATTTGCTATGGCGCCTCCAGCCATAACCTCTGCTTCCTGGTGCCTGGCGCCGATGCGGAGAAGGTTGTGCAGAAGCTGCATCATAATTTGTTTGAATAA
- a CDS encoding DUF3811 domain-containing protein, translated as MALPRITQKEMTEREQRELKTLLDRARIAHGRPLSNAETNSVKKEYIDKLMAQREAEAKKARQLRKQQAYKTDKEATFSWSANTPTRGRR; from the coding sequence ATGGCACTCCCCCGTATTACACAAAAAGAGATGACCGAGCGCGAACAGCGCGAATTGAAAACGCTGCTTGACCGCGCGCGTATTGCGCATGGCCGCCCGCTGAGCAATGCGGAAACGAACAGCGTGAAAAAGGAATATATCGATAAGCTGATGGCGCAGCGTGAAGCGGAAGCGAAGAAAGCCCGCCAGCTGAGAAAACAGCAGGCGTATAAAACGGATAAGGAAGCGACCTTTTCCTGGTCGGCGAATACGCCGACCCGCGGCAGGCGTTAA
- a CDS encoding sugar-binding transcriptional regulator codes for MENSDDIRLIVKIAQLYYEQDMTQAQIARELGIYRTTISRLLKRGREQGIVTIAINYDYNENLWLEQQLKQKFGLKEAVVASSDGLQEEEQLSAMGQHGAQLVDRLLEPGDIIGFSWGRAVRSLVENLPQASQSRQVICVPIIGGPSGKLESRYHVNTLTYGAAARLKAESHLADFPALLDNPLIRNGIMQSQHFKTISSYWDSLDVALVGIGSPAIRDGANWHAFYGSEESDDLNARHVAGDICSRFYDINGGLVDTNMSEKTLSIEMAKLRQARYSIGIAMGQEKYSGILGALHGRYINCLVTNRETAELLLK; via the coding sequence ATGGAAAACAGCGATGATATCCGGTTGATTGTTAAAATCGCCCAGCTCTATTACGAGCAGGATATGACCCAGGCGCAAATCGCTCGCGAGCTGGGGATCTATCGCACCACCATTAGTCGCCTGCTGAAGCGCGGCCGTGAGCAGGGCATTGTCACCATCGCCATCAACTATGACTACAACGAAAACCTGTGGCTCGAACAACAGCTCAAGCAAAAATTTGGTCTGAAAGAGGCGGTGGTTGCCAGTAGCGATGGGCTGCAGGAAGAAGAACAGCTGAGCGCGATGGGCCAGCATGGCGCCCAGCTTGTCGATCGGTTGCTGGAACCCGGCGATATCATCGGTTTTTCATGGGGCCGCGCCGTACGTTCGCTGGTGGAGAACCTGCCGCAGGCCAGCCAGTCACGCCAGGTGATCTGCGTCCCCATCATCGGCGGGCCTTCCGGTAAACTGGAGAGCCGCTACCATGTGAACACGTTAACCTACGGCGCGGCAGCCAGGCTGAAAGCGGAATCCCACCTTGCCGATTTTCCAGCCCTGCTGGATAACCCGTTGATCCGCAACGGCATCATGCAGTCCCAGCACTTTAAAACCATCTCATCCTACTGGGACAGCCTGGATGTCGCGCTGGTGGGTATTGGTTCACCGGCCATTCGCGACGGCGCAAACTGGCACGCCTTCTACGGCAGCGAAGAGAGCGACGATCTCAACGCCCGCCACGTCGCCGGGGATATCTGCTCGCGTTTCTACGATATTAACGGCGGGTTAGTCGATACCAATATGAGCGAAAAAACGCTGTCGATCGAAATGGCGAAGCTACGCCAGGCTCGTTATTCCATCGGCATCGCCATGGGGCAAGAGAAATACTCGGGCATTCTTGGCGCATTGCATGGACGCTATATTAATTGTCTGGTGACAAACAGAGAAACGGCTGAATTATTACTGAAATAA
- a CDS encoding SDR family oxidoreductase — translation MNTWLNLKDNVIIVTGGASGIGLAIVDELLSQGAHVQMIDIHGGDRHHNGDNYHFWPTDISSATEVQQTIDAIIQRWSRIDGLVNNAGVNFPRLLVDEKAPAGRYELNEAAFEKMVNINQKGVFFMSQAVARQMVKQRAGVIVNVSSESGLEGSEGQSCYAATKAALNSFTRSWSKELGKYGIRVVGVAPGILEKTGLRTPEYEEALAWTRNITVEQLREGYTKNAIPIGRAGKLSEVADFVCYLLSARASYITGVTTNIAGGKTRG, via the coding sequence ATGAACACTTGGTTAAATTTAAAAGATAACGTCATTATCGTAACCGGTGGCGCCTCAGGAATTGGGCTGGCTATTGTCGATGAATTATTATCCCAAGGCGCACATGTCCAGATGATTGATATTCATGGCGGCGATCGCCATCACAATGGCGATAATTATCATTTCTGGCCGACGGATATTTCCAGCGCGACAGAGGTACAGCAGACTATCGATGCCATTATTCAGCGCTGGTCGCGTATTGATGGCCTGGTCAATAACGCCGGCGTGAATTTTCCACGTTTATTAGTCGACGAAAAAGCACCGGCCGGCCGCTATGAATTAAACGAAGCCGCTTTTGAAAAAATGGTCAATATCAACCAGAAAGGGGTGTTTTTCATGTCGCAGGCGGTGGCGCGTCAAATGGTCAAACAGCGTGCCGGGGTGATAGTAAATGTTTCTTCGGAGAGCGGCCTGGAAGGCTCTGAAGGTCAAAGTTGCTACGCCGCGACCAAGGCCGCGCTCAATAGCTTTACCCGCTCCTGGTCCAAAGAATTGGGTAAATATGGGATCCGCGTGGTCGGCGTTGCGCCGGGGATCCTCGAAAAAACCGGCCTGCGGACGCCGGAATATGAAGAAGCGCTGGCCTGGACGCGCAATATCACCGTCGAGCAACTTCGCGAGGGATATACCAAAAACGCCATTCCCATCGGACGGGCAGGAAAGCTCTCGGAAGTGGCTGATTTTGTTTGCTATCTCTTGTCAGCGCGCGCCAGCTACATCACCGGAGTCACCACTAACATTGCCGGCGGAAAAACGCGCGGTTAA
- a CDS encoding PTS system mannose/fructose/sorbose family transporter subunit IID: protein MEQKKITQGDLVSMFLRSNLQQASFNFERIHGLGFCYDMIPAIKRLYPLKADQVAALKRHLVFFNTTPAVCGPVIGVTAAMEEARANGAAIDDGAINGIKVGLMGPLAGVGDPLVWGTLRPITAALGASLALSGNILGPLLFFFIFNAVRLAMKWYGLQLGFRKGVNIVSDMGGNLLQKLTEGASILGLFVMGVLVTKWTTINVPLVVSQTPGADGATVTMTVQNILDQLCPGLLALGLTLLMVRLLNKKVNPVWLIFALFGLGIIGNALGFLS from the coding sequence ATGGAACAGAAAAAAATCACGCAAGGCGACCTGGTAAGCATGTTTCTCCGCTCCAACCTTCAGCAGGCCTCCTTTAATTTCGAACGTATTCATGGCCTGGGATTTTGCTACGACATGATCCCAGCGATCAAACGCCTGTATCCGCTCAAAGCCGATCAGGTCGCGGCGCTGAAGCGTCATCTGGTGTTCTTTAATACCACGCCGGCGGTGTGTGGCCCGGTGATCGGCGTCACCGCCGCCATGGAGGAGGCCCGGGCCAACGGCGCGGCCATTGACGATGGCGCTATCAACGGCATCAAAGTGGGTCTGATGGGCCCGCTGGCCGGCGTCGGCGACCCGCTGGTCTGGGGCACGCTGCGGCCGATTACCGCGGCCCTCGGCGCCTCGCTGGCCCTCTCCGGCAATATTCTGGGGCCTTTGTTATTTTTCTTTATTTTCAACGCAGTGCGATTGGCAATGAAGTGGTATGGCCTGCAGCTGGGCTTCCGTAAGGGGGTCAATATCGTCAGCGATATGGGCGGTAACCTGCTGCAGAAGCTGACCGAAGGCGCCTCCATTCTCGGCCTGTTTGTCATGGGGGTGCTGGTGACCAAATGGACCACCATCAATGTGCCGTTGGTGGTGTCCCAAACGCCCGGTGCAGACGGCGCCACCGTCACCATGACCGTCCAGAACATCCTCGATCAGCTCTGCCCCGGCCTGCTGGCGCTGGGCCTGACGCTACTGATGGTGCGTCTGCTGAATAAGAAAGTGAATCCAGTCTGGCTGATTTTCGCCCTGTTCGGCTTAGGCATTATCGGCAACGCGCTCGGCTTTCTATCCTGA
- a CDS encoding mannose/fructose/sorbose PTS transporter subunit IIA: MVHAIFCAHGQLAGAMLDSVRMVYGEVNVSAVAFVPGENAADIAVNLEKLVSAHTDEEWVIAVDLQCGSPWNAAAGLAMRHPQIRVISGLSLPLALELVDNQHTLSADDLCQHLQTIASQCCVVWQQPETVEEEF; this comes from the coding sequence ATGGTTCACGCTATCTTCTGCGCCCACGGCCAGCTGGCCGGGGCCATGCTTGATTCGGTACGCATGGTCTATGGCGAGGTTAACGTCAGCGCCGTCGCGTTTGTCCCCGGTGAAAACGCGGCGGATATCGCCGTTAACCTGGAAAAGTTAGTAAGCGCCCACACCGATGAGGAGTGGGTAATCGCGGTAGATTTACAGTGCGGAAGCCCATGGAATGCCGCAGCCGGTCTGGCAATGCGTCACCCGCAGATCCGGGTGATTAGCGGCCTGTCGCTGCCGCTGGCGCTTGAGCTGGTGGATAACCAGCATACCCTGAGCGCCGATGACTTATGTCAGCATCTGCAAACCATTGCCAGCCAGTGCTGTGTGGTCTGGCAGCAGCCAGAAACCGTTGAGGAGGAGTTCTGA
- the panS gene encoding ketopantoate/pantoate/pantothenate transporter PanS, giving the protein MLATLTRLFPLWALLLSVLAYYTPTTFTPIGPWVTTLLMLIMFGMGVHLKLEDFKRVLSRPAPVAAGIFLHYLVMPLAAWLLALLFHMPPELSAGMVLVGSVASGTASNVMIFLAKGDVALSVTISSVSTLVGVVATPLLTRLYVDAHIQVDVMGMLLSILQIVVIPIALGLIVHHLLPKVVKAVEPFLPAFSMVCILAIISAVVAGSAAHIASVGLVVIIAVILHNTIGLLGGYWGGRLFGFDESTCRTLAIEVGMQNSGLAAALGKIYFGPLAALPGALFSVWHNLSGSLLAGYWSGKPIARKTDKR; this is encoded by the coding sequence ATGCTCGCAACTCTGACGCGGCTGTTCCCGTTATGGGCACTGCTGCTCTCCGTTCTGGCTTATTACACCCCCACCACCTTCACCCCAATTGGCCCATGGGTGACCACCCTGCTGATGCTGATCATGTTCGGTATGGGCGTACATCTGAAGCTGGAGGATTTCAAACGCGTCCTGTCGCGACCAGCGCCGGTCGCTGCGGGGATCTTTCTCCATTATCTGGTGATGCCGCTCGCCGCCTGGCTGCTGGCGCTGCTGTTTCACATGCCGCCTGAGCTTTCCGCCGGGATGGTGCTGGTCGGCAGCGTCGCCAGCGGGACTGCCTCCAATGTGATGATCTTTCTTGCCAAAGGGGATGTGGCGCTGTCGGTGACCATCTCCTCGGTCTCCACCCTCGTCGGCGTCGTAGCGACACCGCTGCTCACCCGTCTGTACGTCGACGCCCATATTCAGGTCGACGTCATGGGCATGTTGCTGAGCATTCTGCAAATTGTGGTCATTCCCATCGCGCTGGGACTGATTGTCCATCATCTGCTGCCGAAGGTGGTGAAAGCGGTAGAGCCGTTCCTGCCCGCCTTCTCGATGGTGTGCATTCTGGCGATCATCAGCGCGGTGGTGGCGGGTTCCGCCGCCCATATCGCCTCCGTCGGCCTGGTGGTGATTATCGCGGTGATCCTGCATAACACTATTGGCCTGCTTGGCGGCTACTGGGGCGGACGTCTGTTTGGTTTTGATGAATCCACCTGCCGTACGCTGGCGATCGAGGTGGGAATGCAGAACTCCGGCCTGGCGGCCGCGCTGGGTAAAATTTACTTCGGCCCGCTGGCGGCACTGCCGGGCGCGCTGTTCTCCGTCTGGCATAACCTGTCCGGTTCGCTGCTGGCCGGGTACTGGTCAGGGAAACCTATCGCCAGAAAAACCGACAAACGCTAA
- the sorE gene encoding L-sorbose 1-phosphate reductase, with product MQTTTALRLYGKRDLRLETFTLPAMQDDEILARVVTDSLCLSSWKEANQGADHKKVPDDVATRPIIIGHEFCGEILAVGKKWQHKFQPGQRYVIQANLQLPDRPDCPGYSFPWIGGEATHVVIPNEVMAQDCLLTWEGDTWFEGSLVEPLSCVIGAFNANYHLQEGSYNHVMGIRPQGRTLILGGTGPMGLLAIDYALHGPINPSLLVVTDTNKPKLSYARRHYPSEPQTLIHYLDGHEASRDTLLALSGGHGFDDIFVFVPNEQLITLASSLLAPDGCLNFFAGPQDKQFSAPINFYDVHYAFTHYVGTSGGNTDDMRAAVALMQAKKVQTAKVVTHILGLNAAGETTLDLPAVGGGKKLVYTGKAFPLTPLGEIADPELAAIVARHHGIWSQEAEAYLLAHAEDITHD from the coding sequence ATGCAAACAACAACGGCTCTGCGCCTGTATGGCAAACGTGACCTGCGCCTGGAAACCTTTACCCTCCCGGCGATGCAGGACGATGAGATCCTCGCTCGGGTGGTCACTGACAGCCTGTGCCTTTCTTCATGGAAAGAGGCCAATCAGGGTGCCGATCATAAAAAGGTGCCAGATGATGTGGCCACCAGGCCTATTATTATCGGTCATGAATTCTGCGGCGAAATCCTTGCCGTCGGTAAAAAGTGGCAGCATAAGTTTCAGCCAGGGCAGCGCTACGTGATCCAGGCCAACCTACAGTTGCCCGACCGGCCCGACTGTCCCGGCTACTCGTTCCCATGGATCGGTGGTGAAGCCACCCATGTGGTGATCCCCAACGAGGTGATGGCGCAGGACTGTCTGCTCACCTGGGAGGGGGATACCTGGTTTGAAGGATCGCTGGTCGAGCCGCTCTCCTGCGTCATTGGCGCTTTCAACGCCAACTATCATCTGCAGGAGGGGAGTTACAACCACGTGATGGGGATCCGTCCGCAGGGACGCACCCTGATCCTGGGCGGGACGGGGCCGATGGGGCTGCTGGCCATCGACTATGCGCTACACGGCCCCATCAATCCTTCACTACTGGTAGTGACCGATACCAATAAGCCGAAGCTCAGCTACGCCCGCCGTCATTACCCCTCTGAGCCGCAGACGCTGATCCACTACCTCGACGGCCATGAGGCCAGTCGCGATACGCTGCTGGCGCTCAGCGGCGGCCATGGCTTCGACGATATCTTCGTGTTTGTGCCAAACGAACAGCTGATCACCCTGGCCTCCTCGTTGCTGGCCCCGGACGGCTGCCTGAATTTCTTTGCTGGCCCCCAGGATAAGCAATTCAGCGCCCCAATCAACTTCTATGACGTGCACTACGCCTTTACCCACTACGTCGGCACCTCCGGCGGCAATACTGACGATATGCGCGCCGCGGTGGCGCTGATGCAGGCGAAAAAGGTCCAGACGGCGAAAGTGGTCACCCATATTCTCGGCCTGAATGCCGCGGGCGAAACCACCCTCGATCTGCCTGCCGTCGGCGGGGGGAAAAAGCTGGTGTATACCGGAAAAGCTTTCCCGCTCACGCCGCTGGGCGAGATCGCCGATCCCGAACTGGCAGCGATTGTGGCGCGTCACCATGGGATCTGGTCCCAGGAGGCTGAGGCGTATCTGCTGGCCCACGCAGAGGATATTACGCATGATTAA
- the rluF gene encoding 23S rRNA pseudouridine(2604) synthase RluF has product MLPDSSTRLNKYISESGICSRREADRFIEQGNVFINGKRATIGDQVKPGDLVKVNGRLIEPREADDLVLIALNKPVGIVSTTEDGERDNIVDFVNHSKRIFPIGRLDKDSQGLIFLTNHGDLVNKILRAGNDHEKEYLVTVDKPVTDEFIRGMGAGVPILGTVTKKCKVKKEAPFVFRITLVQGLNRQIRRMCEHFGYEVTKLERTRIMNVSLTGIPLGEWRDLTDDELIDLFKLIENSSSEAKPKARPKAKAATPGIKRPVVKMENSNDKSRPAGNGKRFTQPGRKKKGR; this is encoded by the coding sequence ATGCTGCCCGACTCATCAACCCGATTAAATAAATACATCAGTGAAAGCGGCATCTGCTCGCGTCGCGAAGCGGACCGCTTTATTGAACAAGGCAACGTCTTTATTAATGGCAAGCGCGCCACCATTGGCGATCAGGTGAAGCCTGGTGATTTAGTCAAAGTTAACGGACGGTTGATTGAGCCGCGTGAAGCGGATGATCTGGTGCTGATTGCGCTGAATAAGCCGGTCGGTATTGTGAGCACCACCGAAGATGGCGAACGCGACAACATTGTGGATTTCGTCAACCACAGCAAGCGTATCTTCCCTATCGGCCGTCTGGATAAAGATTCTCAGGGGCTGATCTTCCTCACCAACCACGGCGATCTGGTAAACAAAATCCTGCGCGCCGGCAACGACCATGAAAAAGAGTATCTGGTGACGGTCGATAAGCCGGTGACCGATGAGTTCATTCGCGGGATGGGCGCGGGGGTGCCGATTCTCGGGACGGTGACGAAAAAATGTAAAGTGAAGAAAGAGGCGCCGTTCGTTTTCCGCATCACTCTGGTGCAGGGGCTGAATCGCCAGATCCGTCGTATGTGCGAGCACTTTGGCTATGAAGTGACGAAGCTTGAGCGTACGCGGATTATGAATGTCAGCCTGACGGGGATCCCGCTGGGAGAGTGGCGCGATCTGACCGATGACGAGCTGATCGACCTGTTCAAACTGATTGAAAATTCTTCTTCCGAAGCGAAGCCGAAAGCCAGGCCGAAGGCCAAAGCGGCGACTCCCGGGATTAAGCGCCCGGTGGTGAAGATGGAAAATAGCAACGATAAGAGTCGCCCGGCTGGTAACGGGAAACGTTTCACCCAGCCGGGACGTAAAAAGAAAGGGCGTTAA
- a CDS encoding type II toxin-antitoxin system RelE/ParE family toxin, whose product MLNQQQRLRRIVWMGSSFDDLRQFPEDVRRDAGFQLYRLQSGLEAADWKAMPQLGRGVEEIRLRHFSGTYRVIYLARFAEAIYVLHCFNKKTRRTAEHEKQIVRSRLQVIQQEHRSHK is encoded by the coding sequence ATGCTCAATCAGCAACAGAGATTAAGGCGTATCGTCTGGATGGGCTCTTCCTTTGACGATCTGCGCCAGTTTCCTGAGGACGTCCGCAGAGATGCCGGATTCCAGCTTTATCGTTTACAGTCGGGTTTAGAGGCTGCGGACTGGAAAGCGATGCCTCAACTGGGGCGGGGCGTTGAAGAAATCCGCCTGCGCCACTTTTCCGGTACATATCGGGTAATTTATCTGGCCCGTTTTGCAGAGGCGATATATGTCCTGCACTGTTTTAACAAAAAGACGCGACGTACCGCCGAACACGAAAAACAGATTGTCAGAAGCCGTTTGCAGGTTATACAGCAGGAACACAGGAGTCATAAATGA
- a CDS encoding PTS mannose/fructose/sorbose transporter subunit IIC, translating to MEISTLQIIAIFIFSCIAGMGSVLDEFQTHRPLIACTVVGLILGDLKTGVMLGGTLELIALGWMNVGAAQSPDSALASIISAILVIVGHQSIATGIAIALPVAAAGQVLTVFARTITVVFQHAADKAAEEARFRTIDLLHVSALGVQALRVAIPALVVSLFVSADMVSSMLSAIPEFVTHGLQIAGGFIVVVGYAMVLRMMGVKYLMPFFFLGFLAGGYLDFSLLAFGGVGVIIALIYLQLNPQWRKAEPAASTAPSAPALDQLDD from the coding sequence ATGGAAATTAGTACCCTACAGATAATAGCCATATTTATTTTTTCCTGTATTGCCGGAATGGGCAGCGTGCTGGACGAATTTCAGACCCATCGACCCCTTATCGCCTGTACCGTGGTTGGCCTCATCCTGGGTGATTTAAAAACCGGGGTTATGCTTGGCGGCACGCTGGAGCTGATCGCCCTCGGCTGGATGAACGTGGGGGCAGCGCAGTCGCCAGATTCGGCGCTGGCCAGCATTATCTCCGCCATTCTGGTGATTGTGGGCCACCAGAGTATTGCCACCGGCATCGCCATTGCCCTGCCGGTGGCCGCCGCCGGGCAGGTGCTGACCGTTTTCGCCCGCACCATTACCGTGGTGTTCCAGCACGCCGCGGACAAAGCGGCCGAGGAGGCGCGCTTTCGCACCATCGACCTGCTGCATGTCTCCGCGCTGGGGGTGCAGGCGCTGCGCGTGGCGATCCCGGCACTGGTGGTTTCGCTGTTCGTTAGCGCGGACATGGTCAGCAGTATGCTTAGCGCGATCCCGGAATTCGTCACTCACGGTCTGCAGATCGCCGGCGGTTTTATTGTCGTCGTGGGCTACGCGATGGTGCTGCGAATGATGGGCGTGAAGTACCTGATGCCCTTCTTTTTCCTCGGTTTTCTCGCTGGCGGTTATCTCGACTTCAGCCTGCTGGCTTTCGGCGGCGTGGGCGTCATCATCGCGCTGATCTACCTCCAGCTCAATCCACAGTGGCGTAAGGCTGAACCCGCCGCCTCCACCGCCCCCTCTGCACCCGCCCTTGACCAGCTTGACGACTAA